The following DNA comes from Porphyromonadaceae bacterium W3.11.
GATGAACGGGTGGAGATACGCAGTTTATAAGCAGTATATAATTTCTACTATTGTAGATCAACGGCCGTATGGTCATACGCACCAGCAAGTTTATAAGCAGTATATAATTTCTACTATTGTAGATCAACCTCGTACTTCACACCCTCCACACGGTTTATAAGCAGTATATAATTTCTACTATTGTAGATTGAGTAGCTCCATCAGCGACTCGAACTCTGTTTATAAGCAGTATATAATTTCTACTATTGTAGATCCACCGGGTAACTAGCATTGCTCACAATTGGCGTTTATAAGCAGTATATAATTTCTACTATTGTAGATAATAGCTTTGTCAAAAGTAGCACGAGGGTGTTTATAAGCAGTATATAATTTCTACTATTGTAGATGGGATTGTCTCCTCTTAAGACACAGTGCTACTGTTTATAAGCAGTATATAATTTCTACTTTTGTAATAGTACTCAGTAAAAAAGAAATTGGAAGGGTTAAGTAATTACATTAATCTGATTACATTCAATGTATTCATGTCGATTTTTAGGCTATTTGTAATGAGCTCACAAAATATAAAGAAATGCAATCTAAGTCTAAAAAGACACACTTATATAGCTGCAAAAATCTTCCTATAGGAAAGCTTTCTTCTTGATATATAGAAAAAATGAGGGTGTGTCAAAACTAATTTTTTTGACGCACCCTATTATTTTGCGACAAAAGCCCCAACTTTCACAAGCTGGGGCTTTTCTATATCATAAAGATTTTGTATCTTTATGTATATCAATAAATTAACTATGACAAAGATACAATTTCGTCCATACATACACAATAGGTCAATGCTTTTTCCTCAAAGGCTTGACGAGGATATTTGTGCTAATGATCCAGTGAGAGTGGTCAATGCCATTATCGATGCTATTGAGATTGAGAATATTAAGGGCTTGTACAGTAAGATAGGTCGCCACCCCTACCACCCCAAGATGATGCTCAAGGTGATTATCTACGCCTACATGAATAACATCTACTCGTGCAGGAAGATTGAGCAAGCCCTCAAAAGAGATGTCCACTTCATCTGGCTTGCAGGGTATGAAAAACCAGATTTTATCACCATCAATAGGTTTCGTAATCGTGTAAAAGGAGAGATCAATAAGGTCTTCTCACAGATGGTATTGTTACTTGCAGAGAGAGGTTTTATCAGTCTTGATGTGGAGTATATCGATGGCACTAAGATAGAATCCAAAGCCAATAAATACACCTTTGTGTGGCGGAAGAGCGTGGAACGAAATCGAGCCAAACTTCAGGAAAAGCTAAAGGCATTGCTCTCTCAAATCGATGATTGTATTGCTCAAGAGAATAGCGAGGGTAGCGAAGAAGTAGAGATTACAGCGGAACAACTTTCAGAGCTGGTGACCACCTTCAAAGCAGAACTAGAGAGAACCCCGGAACCAGTCAACAAGGAGGAGAAAAAGAAAATAAGAGAGAGGAAGAAGCAGATCAAGCAACTAGAAGAGCATAAGGCTAAACTTATGGAGTATGACGAGAAGCTGGAAAAACTCGAGGATCGCAACTCCTACTCCAAGACCGACCCCTCTGCCACCTTTATGCGTATGAAGGAGGATGCCATGAGAAATGGTCAAACCAAGCCAGGTTACAATTTACAAATAGCTACGAATCAGCAATTTATTACCAACTTTGGACTCTTCTACAATCCTACTGACACCCTCACATTTATCCCTTTTCTTCAATTCCACCAAGACCGTTATGGTGATTTGCCCTCTACTGTTGTAGCCGACTCTGGCTATGGCTCGGAAGAGAACTATCGTTTTATGGAAGAGTCTGGTACAACACCCTTTGTCAAATACAATCGCTTCCATATTGAGCATCGTCCTCGCTATAAGCCCGACCCATTTCAGCCCTCATCGCTATACTACAGCAAAGAAGGAGATTACTATGTCTGCCCGATGGGACAAAGGATGAGGCGTATCGGGACAAAGAGAGGCAAGACAGCAAGCGGATACACTACTGAGAGTGCGAGATATAAGGCTGCGAGGTGCAAAGGATGTCCACTCAGAGGACTATGTTTTAAGGCAAAAGGCAATCGAATCATAGAGGTCAATCACAGACTCAATGAGTACAAAAAGAAAGCAAACCAACTCCTTACCTCCGAAGAAGGACTAAGACATCGAGGACGACGATGTGTAGAGCCAGAATCAGTATTCGGTCAAATGAAATACAATATGAGCTACAAACGCTTTCGACACTTCGGTCAAGACAAGGTCACTATGGACTTTGCCTTCTTTGCCATAGCATTCAATGTCAAGAAACTATGCTCTATGATGGCGAAAAACCCAAAAAACATGGATAATACACCTCAT
Coding sequences within:
- a CDS encoding IS1182 family transposase, whose translation is MTKIQFRPYIHNRSMLFPQRLDEDICANDPVRVVNAIIDAIEIENIKGLYSKIGRHPYHPKMMLKVIIYAYMNNIYSCRKIEQALKRDVHFIWLAGYEKPDFITINRFRNRVKGEINKVFSQMVLLLAERGFISLDVEYIDGTKIESKANKYTFVWRKSVERNRAKLQEKLKALLSQIDDCIAQENSEGSEEVEITAEQLSELVTTFKAELERTPEPVNKEEKKKIRERKKQIKQLEEHKAKLMEYDEKLEKLEDRNSYSKTDPSATFMRMKEDAMRNGQTKPGYNLQIATNQQFITNFGLFYNPTDTLTFIPFLQFHQDRYGDLPSTVVADSGYGSEENYRFMEESGTTPFVKYNRFHIEHRPRYKPDPFQPSSLYYSKEGDYYVCPMGQRMRRIGTKRGKTASGYTTESARYKAARCKGCPLRGLCFKAKGNRIIEVNHRLNEYKKKANQLLTSEEGLRHRGRRCVEPESVFGQMKYNMSYKRFRHFGQDKVTMDFAFFAIAFNVKKLCSMMAKNPKNMDNTPHSCPNHPFLVTNNLLLEENQILKHLVAA